One segment of Triticum aestivum cultivar Chinese Spring chromosome 2A, IWGSC CS RefSeq v2.1, whole genome shotgun sequence DNA contains the following:
- the LOC123189079 gene encoding nucleolin, giving the protein MATADGQSQPAATEPSPSPAKRKTDTGSEISPLDPPAKAARPGADEEAAAEAKARVADKGKGKMVVDEEEEGDEESDDEEDDEEVEGDGDESDGLCEDPLSEVDLNNILPSRTRRCAPAQPGAYLVPPEEAGEDDEDDEDADVDMAPGEESGDGEESD; this is encoded by the coding sequence ATGGCGACCGCCGACGGCCAGTCCCAGCCTGCGGCCACCGAACCCTCCCCATCCCCGGCCAAGCGTAAGACGGACACCGGCTCCGAGATCTCTCCCCTCGACCCACCCGCCAAGGCCGCCCGCCCcggcgccgacgaggaggcggccgcCGAGGCCAAGGCCCGGGTCGCGGACAAGGGGAAGGGCAAGATGGTGgtcgatgaggaggaagaaggcgacgaggaaagcgacgatgaggaggatgacgaggaggtcgagggagatggCGACGAGAGCGACGGCTTATGCGAGGATCCCCTCTCCGAGGTCGACCTCAACAACATCCTGCCCTCTCGGACCCGCCGCTGCGCCCCAGCACAGCCTGGGGCGTACCTGGTGCCACCAGAGGAGGCAggggaggatgacgaggacgatgaggacGCAGACGTCGACATGGCTCCCGGGGAGGAGAGCGGCGACGGGGAGGAGAGCGATTAG